A portion of the Parambassis ranga chromosome 22, fParRan2.1, whole genome shotgun sequence genome contains these proteins:
- the qpct gene encoding glutaminyl-peptide cyclotransferase, whose amino-acid sequence MWKGATTSMAERSHSHYIMRLFYTVTIWATFIHCTNGIPWTQEKFQHRAITLTQGEIRAALSHTDLEQMWQRDLMPLLVTRYPGSAGSQAVQEHIKTTLGSLGAGWEVTEDKFVSQTPYGPLPFTNLIATLNPSAKRRLVLACHYDSKYYPPQWHGREFQGATDSAVPCAMMLELARALDEELKAQKSSSPNLTLQMLFFDGEEALFQWTSTDSLYGSRHLAQKMETTPHPAGATDTNQLHGIDLFVLLDLIGAAGPRFGNQFPSTAPWLSRLQNIEKRLHSMSQLVEHPNSVQYFWPDQFVSHILDDHIPFLNRGVRILHLIPSPFPSVWHTFDDNEQNLDRSTIQNLNKIMQVFVLEYLNARPTVPSTPQDDLQTLPQH is encoded by the exons ATGTGGAAAGGAGCGACAACATCGATGGCTGAGCGAAGCCACAGTCACTACATAATGCGTTTGTTTTACACTGTAACCATCTGGGCGACATTCATCCACTGCACCAATGGAATCCCTTGGACGCAAGAAAAg TTCCAGCACAGAGCTATCACACTAACGCAAGGTGAGATCCGTGCAGCCCTGTCTCACACTGATCTGGAGCAGATGTGGCAGAGAGATTTAATGCCGCTTCTGGTTACCAGGTATCCAGGGTCTGCAGGTAGCCAGGCTGTGCAGGAA CATATCAAAACAACCCTTGGTTCTCTTGGAGCAGGCTGGGAAGTGACAGAAGACAAGTTTGTGTCACAAACACCCTACGGCCCTCTACCCTTCACCAATCTGATTGCCACCCTCAACCCGTCAGCCAAGCGCCGCCTGGTCCTAGCCTGTCACTATGACTCTAAGTACTACCCACCACAGTGGCACGGGAGGGAGTTCCAAGGTGCCACTGACTCTGCTGTTCCCTGTGCCATGATGTTGGAGTTAGCACGAGCCCTGGATGAAGAACTCAAAGCTCAGAAG AGCTCCAGCCCCAACCTGACCCTGCAGATGCTCTTCTTTGATGGAGAGGAGGCCCTTTTCCAGTGGACCTCCACAGACTCTCTGTATGGCTCTCGCCACCTGGCCCAGAAGATGGAGACCACCCCGCACCCTGCAGGAGCCACAGACACCAACCAACTGCACGGCATA gatctgtttgtgttgttggacCTGATCGGGGCCGCTGGCCCTCGCTTCGGCAACCAGTTCCCAAGCACGGCGCCCTGGCTGTCTAGACTGCAGAACATTG AAAAGCGTCTACACTCCATGAGCCAGCTCGTGGAGCATCCTAACAGCGTGCAGTACTTCTGGCCCGATCAATTTGTCAGTCACATCCTCGATGATCACATACCATTCCTAAACAGAG GTGTTCGGATCCTCCACCTCATCCCTTCTCCCTTCCCCTCTGTGTGGCACACGTTCGACGACAACGAGCAGAACCTGGATCGTTCCACCATCCAGAACCTCAACAAGATCATGCAAGTTTTTGTTCTGGAGTACCTAAACGCCAGACCCACTGTCCCTTCAACGCCACAAGATGATCTCCAAACATTGCCACAACACTAG